TATCTCTTCTTCTACTTTGACTATGTCACTTTGTGCCCCGTAAAACTCCTCTTCATACTTGAGCGTGTTTAAATCTTTTTTAACTATCTGCTCTTTTTCTTTTTCTACTTTTAAAGAGCCAAAACTTCCTACAGATAAGTCCAATATATCAAATGTAGAATCTTTTGATTTTTTTATAACAAACAGATTCTCTCTTGCTCTTGTAAAAGCAACGTATAGTGCATTCAGCGAGTCTTCTAGTACAAGCTTTTTCTCTTTTTTAAGTGCATTTGCATAGTTTGCGTCCAAATCGTCTCTGCCTTTTATGCGAAGATATATATTTTGCAGTCTGATGCCCTCATACTCGTAGATGATTGCATCTTTATTCGGCGGTGCCTTTTTAAGTCTGTCCATAACTATAACGTGTTCATATTCAAGGCCTTTAGACTTGTGTACCGTAAGGACTCTCACACCGCTTAGCTCACTTGCGGCAGCCGAAGTGTCGATGCGTTCATATTCAAAAAGAAGTGCTTCAATATCTTTGCATCTATCAACCGTAGTTAAAAAACGAAGCAGATTTGCATCTGAGTCAAAAAGTGAATATTTTTTTATAACATTTTTAACTATATCCAAAAGACTTAACTTGTTAAAATCAACAGCATCGATTTTTTCTACATCTCTCTCTATCAGGGCAAAAAAATTATAACGATATATATCTTCATTAAAATAAAGATATTTTAAATACTCCAAAACAGCTTTTATACTTCTTTGGTTTATAAGCTTTGTAGTAGTCTCTGTCACGACCTCTAAACCAGCGTGTTCAAGGTGAAGTTTAACTTCTTCTCCGTCACCGTTTGTGGCACAAAGTATAGCTATCTCATCTGCGACTGCGCCTAAACTCAGTAGCTTTTGAACCTGTTTTAACACCTCATCCAAAAGCATATCGCTTTGTATAACTTCAACATAACCCGCATCTGCTTCAGGGCGTACAAGTTGGGCTTTATAGTCTTTTATTTTATGCTCAAACACCCTATTTACAAACTCTATCACCTCTTTTTGGGAGCGGTAGTTTGTAAGAAGCGGCTGGGTCAAAGTTCCATTTTCATGTGCGACTTCACCAAAAAGAGCACTAACACCACCGCGAAAACGATAGATGGATTGTTTAACATCCCCAACAAAGAAAAAACTTCCGTTCTCAAAAACACCTTTACCCGATGTTATCTCATTTATTAACGGTTTTAAAATCTCATACTGCATTATTGAAGTGTCCTGAAACTCATCTAAAAGCATATGTTCTATTTGGGAATCCAAACGAAAATATAAAAATTCACTGTCTATTCGTTCTTTTAAAAGATAATGTACAAGCACTGTAACATCGTTAAAGCTAAGCTCACTATCATCCATATAAAGTGCTTTTTTACTCTTCTCATATATATCTACAAGCTCGTTTAACGAGTAAAAAAAGTTTTGCTCACGTGCACGGTTATACCCTTTTATAGCATCTTGTATAGTAGTTAGATGCCTGTCCATCTCTGGTGTAAAACACTTTTTAAAAGTGGAATACTCCATAGTCTCACGACCTATCCAAGCTTTGGATGCCACATCTTCAAAACTCTCACCCGCCACACCTTTTAGTGCAGTGCTCGATGCAGCTTCACACGAGTTAACTATGTTTTGCAACTCCAAAAATGCTTCAAGTGCTACTTGTTCATACTCATCAAGCGGTTGTTTTCTAAAAGAGATGTGTGAGAGTTCCTGACGTTTTGTATAGAACTGATCTAAAAGTAAAAATATATCGCTTAGTCTTTTTTTTGACTGTAAAGATAGCGTTATAAGCGTCTCTTTTTTTCCTGAGACCTCTACCTCTTTTAAAAAGCGTGATAATAATTTCAGCTCATGCTGGCTACTCATAGTAGAGAAGTCTGGCATAAGAGATGCATAGAGTGAGAACTTGCGAAGTATCTGAGTAAAAAATGCATCTATGGTCATAATCTTTGTATTTGAGTTTAAAAACTCCGTCAAGATTTTACTACGCTCACTCAGTAGATGCTCTTTTGAATAACCGGTAATATCGACAATAACATCCAACTCTCCGCGAGATTCCAACTCCTCCAGAGTTAAGACTACACGCTCTTGCATCTCAGCTGCGGCTTTGTTTGTAAAGGTAAGTGCAAGTATCTTAGATGCAGATGCACCCGAAAACAAAAGGCTCAGATAACGAACGACAAGCATAAATGTCTTACCGCTTCCCGCCGATGCTTCGTATGCTAGGTTGTTTATAAATTTACTCATTTGTCACTTTTACCTATTCTTGTTATAATTGTTCCATTGGATTGCGGATTCGCGATCGGCACTAAGCTCTGGCGGATTCGCCGGGGCTTTTTTGCTTTTATGGGTATATTTTAAGCCCAATATTATAAACTTTATTCTTTTTTTAAGCAAACTTATTTTTCAAATCATTATTTATATTCATACAACTTGCTTCTAAGAACTTATTTCTTTTTTCAAAATAGAGAGCAATTTGTGACTTCTTATTTGTATAAGGCATTTCAAAATATTCAATAATTTTTTCAAATGGATTGTGAATCATAATTTCGTAATCAACAACAGAAAGAATCATAACATTGTCTAAAAAATCATACTTACTTTTATGTTTAAAAAGTCTTATAAAGTTTTCCAATAATGGCATATGTGTATGAATAACTATCACAGCATATTTATTTTGAACATCTATTTTTTTAAAGCATGAATCTATCTGCTCAAGAGCAGAGAATATTGTGTTTTTAAACTTTTTTTCCAAATCAATAGCACTTGCATGTAGTATTATGTTTTCATCTATATGTAATAGCTTGGACTCTATTAGTATGCTAGTGTTATCTTGCACAATATAAAACTCTGCTTTTCTATTTCCTTCTTCCTTAACAAGATCATCACATTCATAAAAATATTCACTATGTGAAGATTTTGTTAAATTTCTCAAATAATTTTCAAATGTATTTCCAAAACTTTGTTTGAAATTTTCTGAGTTTTTCACCTCTTTATGTAAAATTGTAAATATTTTATAACTTAAAGCTTCTAACAATATATTTTTAGATGCTATCAGATAATAATCGTTATTTAGTTTTATAATTGGATATTGCTCTATTAAGCGTATAGATTTCATAGTGTTCTTTGTTATTCCAAGATCTCTAGCTTCCAAACGATAATCTTTAATACTTTTAGAAAAAGTATCAAGAAACTTTTTTAATTGAGTCTCTGTTATTTTATTGTCATAATCTTTTATCAATCTAAGCATATTAGTAAAATCAAATGGTTCATATATATTGTGCTTTGCATTATTCAAAGTAAAAAAATATAATATTTGTTTTGGAGTTAATCCAAAAAATTCTCTAAATAATGGTTCTTTTGTGCTGTATAGTTCTATCAATCGACCCATACTATTTACAGGAGGGGCATAATGTTTATTTTGTTCATATAAATATTTTGTGAATGCTAAATCTAAAGAGTAATCTAAATCTGCTTTAAAATTTGATTCACTGTCATAGCTTTCCAAGTATAATTTTATAAATTTTCTATAGTCTTGTGTTTTTGGTAACCTATCAAGTATTACCCTTGTTTTTTCATAATCTGATAATCTTAAAGCTAAATCTAATAACTTTGAATACCAATTAGAATTCTGTAGATTATATCTTTCCATCTGATTTGGTTCTATCTTTAATAACTCTTCATCTGATGTATTTTCTAATGCTTTGATAAATACTAACCATTCAAAGGTTGTATATTTTTTAATATGTTCAATTAGTAATTTATTAGATTTAGGTTTCATATTTTTAACGATTCTGTCTATGTAAATTCTCTAAATTCATAAAGCTTATAGTTCATACATACTTTTTTCAAAACCTTTGTTATTTTACTTTCCCATTTCCATAATGTTTAAACAGGTACTCGACTATAGCTTCTTCATCGGCTTTTGTTATAGGTGCTTTATACACATCACGCATCTTTACTACAGATGCCCTCCAAAACTCTTGGGATTGCTTTCCTTGGTTTGTTATATATCCAAAAGAGTGACACCACTGGCAGTTTCTCTGCATAACCCTAAAGTTTTTATCATATTCCAACGGGTAGGTGATGCTTGGAACTTTTACGGGTTTTGAATACTCCGCATTTAAAGTGGAAAACATAACTGCCGTTACTAACAATGTTTTTAAAATTATACTTTTCATTTTACCGCCTCAAATGTCACACTATCGATGCCGTTGTATTTATAGCCGCCTTTATTCCACAGCATCTGATGTGCAAAAGGCTGTTCTTCTCCCAAGTTATTTACCGCTTTTGCCATAAGCGTAAATTTTCCGCTTTGTTTTGCTTGGAAGTTGTATTCGAACTCTCTAAAGGCAAATTTTGAAAGCTCTTTGCCTAGTGTAGATTTCTTCCATGTTTTACCTTTGTCTGCTGAGATTAAAACCTCTTTTATACCGCTTCCGCCATCAAACGCCACACCCTTTAGTGTTACATTTTCATTGACTTTTATTTTAGTATCACGAGTAGGAAAACCTATGTAAGATTTTATGTTCATCGTGGTTATAGGTTTTCTTTTTTTGGCAGGTTTGTCAGGTGTTTCACTCTCTGTTTCATTATCTGCAACCGTATAAGCACTGTCCATATAGTAAAGAGGACGGTACTCTTTTGTTACCCTTATCTCAGTAAGCATCTTTATCCAACTATCGGAGTACCAACCCGGGACAACAAGACGAACGGGATAACCGTTTAGGTAAGGCAAATCTTCACCGTTCATCTCATAAGCTATGATAATGTCATCTTCTATCTCATCTATTTTTAACTCGCGAATAAGTCTTGGGGCTTTATGAAAAGCAGCCTCATCACTACCGTTAAAGTTTATCCATTTAGCATCTTTGTTAAGTCCTGCCTGTTTTAAAACATCTTTTAGTCTTGCACCCTTCCATTTTGCACAACCCATAGCTCCGCTTCCCCATTGGATGCCGCTAGTTGTCGGAATAAATGCACTTCTTGAGTTTCCGCCGCATTGTAGAACTGCCGTAATCTCAACAGGCTCAAAATCCTCTTTTAAACTCTTAAGTGATAAGTATAACGGCTCGTTGACTTCACCTGTTATGGCTATTCTATATCCTGATATAAAAGTATGAGTTTTTATCTTTGGCGAGTGCCATCTTACAAAAAAATCTTTGTTTGAAGTTATAGCGGATGTAAAAACATTACGCGGAGACTCCAGCAGAGGCGGTCTGTCAGAATGTGCTATGAGTGGGTTTTTCTCAGGAAAAGCATACTTACTTACCTTGTAGTAATCTAAGGGTTGTCGTATCTGCGATGCACTAAGTGGCAGTCCAAGCAGTACCGTAGATGCGACTAAAGAGGTTTTTAAAAATTCTCTTCTTTGCATGGTAAATTGACCTTTTTTATAAATTTTTTTTATTATAGCCTAATCTCTTGAGCAAATTATTTTGTAATCGCAATATATACAATTTTTCTCATCTTCACATTTTTCAAAGTTAAATTCATCGCGTGCAAGTATATCTTTTATGTTTGATTCAAGTACACCTAGTTTTTCTTCCAAAAAAGGCTCATTTACAAGTTTGTTTTCATTTAAATCATAATAAGCACACTTAATTTTTTCTGCTTTATCTTTAACTAAAAGGTAGTAAAACTCTAACTGAAAATCCGTTGCTTGGGTAAAATTATTTTTGTTATATATAGGGTAATTACCTGTTTTATAGTCAATAACGTAGAGTTCATTATTTTTTGCATCGAGTCTATCTATCTGACCGACAAGATTCATTCCTGCAAACTCACAAGTCATACTTTTTTCACATTCCTTTACTACCCAGCCTTCGTTAAATCTTTCAATTTCAAGACTGACAAACTCCTTCATTTTAGCTTTTTGTAGAGCTATGAAATACCTTTGTATTTCACTGTTTTTATCTATTTTATCATCCAGTGCTTTTTCTATATCGGCTTGCAACTCTTTTGCATCCGTATAACTTGATTTGCTTGTATATACATCATATAGTGCGGTATGGACAATATTTCCTATTTCATACTGTTCTATCATATCAGTTGGAATATCATGAGAGAACAGATGCACTATATATTTGTAGTAAAACTTCCTTTTACACGTTAAAAATGTCTTTAGTCTGGATGCAGACATAGGAGTTGTTTTGAAATCATACTTTAGAATTATCTCTTTTTCTTCTCTATCTTGTTTTTTTTGTATTTTTTCAAAAAGTATATTTGAGAGTTCTTTTTCATCATAGATGCTTTGCTCTTTTATGCCAAGCTGTTTTAAAAACCTCGAAGCTGAACTATCCTCAGAACTTACATAGGAGATGGCTACCTCTTTAGAGTTGTTTATAAGCATCTCGTAGTAATGTTTTTGCAGATTTTGCCTGTCTATGGTAGTTGGCAGATTTGCCATCTCTCTTATGTGAGTATTTAAAAACATATCTTTTTGGCTTTTTTTAGGCACGTTTGAATCATCAAAATCAACTATTATAACAGCATCAAACTCTATGCTTCTGCTCTCTAAAACTCCCATAACCGTTATTTTACCGCCACGTACATCATCTATGCTTCTACTTGATAGACGTTGTATAAATACGGATAAAACAGACTTTACGTTCATATCTTGCATAACAGATATCACTCTGCTAAAATGGAACAATTCGTCTTCATATATTTTTAAAGCTTCACAATCGTCGATATAATCTTTTAGTCCCTCTAAATACTTTATTAAATCAACTTCTGAAGCTTTTTTGTAAAATATTTTGTGTAAGTCTGCATATAGTTCTTCACCTATGCGTTTGAGCCTTGCAAAGTTCTCTTTTGAATCCTGTTCTATATAATCTATAGTAGCTTCAAGTTTTTTATAAAAAGCACTTTTAGAAAACCCGTAACCCATAGCAAAGTTAAAGTTACCTATGTTGTCAAAACTCTCTAGCATTGTGGCAAAATTTTCATCAGGGACTATGACAGCTACATTCTCTGCTTCATAACCTTTTGATATAAACTCGTAAATTTTTTGTTTTACAAAAGCAACCTGCAGAACCTGCTCACTAAAAGATTGACAGCTTATGTTTTTGTTGTTAATAACTTTTTCTTTTGATACGACTTTATTTTCATTTATAGATATTTCATATTCATATCCCACTTCCAACTCTATCCCCAATTCTGCAAACTTATTTTGCATCTTGGAGTTAAATCTTGTAGTTGTAAATATTATATTTATTTCACAAAACTCTTTTGCCTGATTTAAAAGTTCAAACTCAAAGTTAGTCAGATGCCCGTCTATTTTTATATCTATTTTTTTTAGAGACTTTGCATAATTTTGATTAAAAGTATATATTTTTGGTAAAAATATCTTATCAAGTATCTTTGCATCTAGACATAACTTTTCATAACGCTCATATAACAATGTCAATATCTCTATATGCTCTTCATATTCAGCATATATATCGTTAGATGCAAGACTGTTTATGTCATATCTTTCTGCACTTAATTCTTCAAAAAATTTAAATATATATGAGCTGTTTTTTGTAAAAGTAAAAAAGTTTCTCTCTATTTGTAAGTTCTCAAAAGTTTTAAAATCAGCCGCCTTTAACAAAAGAAGGACACGTGTATCATCATCTATGGGTTTAAAGTCTTTTACAATAGTTAGTTTGGATATAAACTCGCCCATTGTTACATAGTTTGGCAAGAACAATGTCTTGTTTTGTATTTTAAGTCTGGTCTCTCTTATGGCACGAGATGTTGGCAGGATTATGGTTGATTTTTTCATTAGCGTTATTATAACACTTTGGGATATAATTTCATCATGACATACGATTTTTTGATTATAGGAGCCGGAGCTGCCGGAGCTAACTGTGCATATACCCTAAAGCAAGCGGGTAAAAGTGTAGCTGTTGTAGATAAAGAGGGCATCGCAAAAGGTGCAAGCGGAGCTGCGGGTGCTTTTCTATCACCGCTTCCGGGTAAAAAAAACTCCTATAATTCACTGGTCAATGATGCCCTTGCTTATTCTATAGATTTTTACGAAAAACTAATGCCGAAACTTATAACTAAAAAAGGTGTGTTAAGAGTATCAAACGATAATTTTGACAAGACAAAACTAGATGGTAATGCACTAAAACATAAGGTCTTAAAGTTTAAAAATATCGAGGGTTATTACTATGCAGATGCAGCTATAGTAAACCCTGTTGATATTTGTAATTATCTACTTAAAAACTGCGATTTTTATCAAGAAGATATACAAGAGTTAAACTTTAAAGACGGGTATTATATTTTTAAGAACTTTAAAGCTAAAAATATCATCTTGGCTCAAGGTGTAAACAGTCCCTTAGTTAACTACCCTTATATAAATATATCTCCTATGTTTGGAGTTAAAATAGATGTTAAAACATCTACAGAGATTCCTTTTAACATACACAAATCCATATCCATATCTACAAACAAAGCGGACGGCACGGTAGCAATAGGTGCTACACAGCAAAACCACTCAATGACACAAGGCGAGTGTAATACTACTTGCGACAAATGTCCTTTTTATATAAATACGGACGAAGAAGATGTTAAATCACTTCTAAAGCAAGCAAACGAGCTTATAGACTTAGATGATTTAGAAGTTATAAAAGTCTCAAAAGGTGCGAGGGCTACTATAAAGAGTTATTTTCCCGTACTTGGAAAAATTATAGATTATGAAAAGTCTTTAAAAAAATATCCATCAATAAAAAAAGGAACAAAGATACCAAGCGATTTACTAGAATATTATCAAAATATTTATAGCATAAATGCCTTGGGATCAAGAGGGTTTGTTTTTGCTCCGTATTTGGCAAAAAAATTAAAAGAAAATATTTTAGATGGAGTTGCTATCCCTAAAGAGATATCCTTAGAGAAGCTTTTTTACAAATATGCCAGAACTAAAGGAGTTTAATACTCGTAAGCCTCTTTAGCTCTAGTATCGGCTTTTACGTTATAGTATCTTTGTAGCTTATCAACATTTACTTTAGCCATAATATCCCATCTGCCTGCTAATTCAAGTTTTATAGGTTTAAAAACATAAATACCGTTATCATATTTGTAGTCCATAAGTTCTTGATCATATTTACGTGAATTCGGACGAGTTACGATAACTTTTAATTTAGCATTTTCTATAGTTTTTCCTGCTAAATCCGTAACTTTATACTTTAATATAGACTTATCTTGAGATAATCCATCCGTTACGTACTCGATTTTGTATTTTTTATCAAACTCAATACGTGCATTAATCAAATCATTTGCATTGGCATCCGCTTGATGATAATCCATCATATAAGTATCGCTTTTTTCAACAGGCAATTTAGAAGCGACAACTATAGTTGCTACACAAGCTCCAAATATAAGTATAATTGATATACCTATAGCATAAGGCCAAATTTTACCGCTAGCTAGAATTTTATTCATTATTTGCCTGCCTTTTTAAATGTAATTTTCTTTTGATATACATATATATACCTATCAGGATGATACCGTAAAAGAGTGTCTTAACGATTAATATAGAAGTTTGGTTAGCACTCCCTACTGCATGTTCAAGTTCAATACCTTTAGATTTTGCGATTTGTTCTGCTATATCTGCATAACCGTTAAACATAGCACCGCTATACTTTCCTAAAACTTCACCTTTTTTAGCCTTTTGTGCCAGTAAAGGTAAAATTGTTCCTCCACTACTCATATCTGAAAAATCAAAATTAAGCAATGCTATAACAAAAGCTTGCACAGGAGAAGATATAGGACTTAGTACTTGTCTTTTGTCAAAGTATTCATATAAAGATGTCGGATACGCTAATATATCGACTTGTGAGTCCATCTCAGAAAAAGTTAGTAAAACCGTAGGCGTAGAAAAATTTTTCATAACCTCTTTTTCGTACTCAACTATATTTTTTTTATCATGCGGTAACTCTTTTAACATCAAAAGTCTTAAAGATATACCTGTTTTTTGATAAAGTTCAGCTCCTAATTCTTCGACAGATTCATTGAATTTAGGATTAAAAATAACTTCATCTTTATATAAATACTCTGCAGATAGAGTGTTTGCAAATAATACCGAAAGGATGAGGGCATAAAGCCCTCTGTGTAAAAATTTCAAGAAAACCTAACCTATAAATAAATGATTAGGTGTGAGAACTGCATAAGCAGTATAAATAGCCGAGATTATTAAACCAATTGTTATTAATTTATCCACCATATACTCCTTAGTTCACGTTATGCCAATGTTTAGCATTATCCTTGCTAAACATTTTTATCTGTTTTTCGTCTTTAATTTCATAAAACTTTGTCATATTAGCATTTTGTACACCAATACCCCATACCGTTAAACCGGCAAGGATAACAAGTAAAAGTACTGTAGCTACTAACATACCAGTAATACCATCAAGAGCAAATACGCTTCTATTTTCATTCATACCTGACTCCTTCTTAGTTAGCTAAACTGCTAATATATGCAGCGACAGCTTCTTTTTGTTTAGCATTTAATCTATCAAATGCAGGCATAGTTCCTATACCGCCTTTTTTACCATGCTTAAGAACATTAGTAACAAGTGCAGTATCAAATGCTTTTAGGTTTGGAGCTACCATTTCCATACCCGCACCGTCCGGTCCGTGACATGAAGCACAAGTTCCGGCAAATATATCCGCACCTTCGCCGGTCATACCGTTTGCAACATAAGCAGAAACAGTATTAATTTCAGCATCTGTAATTAAAGCACCAGTATTAGCATTAAACAAACCGTTACGATCAGGCATTGGCATTTCCATACCTAATAAGCTATTGTTAGAACCGTTAATTACAGCATGTTTAACTGCAACTTCATCAATTCTTTTGTTTAAGTTAGCAGCTTTACCGTCAATACCGTCAGCAGTAAGACCGTGACATACTTTACATTCAGCTAAAAATACAGACTCACCCATCTCTACTAATCTGTCACCAGTGATAGACGCATATTGAGCATTATATTTTGCATTGTGTGCAGCCGTATCTTCATTATACTCACCGATTTGAGAGTATGCGTTTACCGGATAACCGGCTATAAAATACCACATACCCCATACGATTAGTAAAAAGAATGACACTGCCCAACCAAAAGGCAACTCATTGTTATACTCACCGACACCGTCCCAGTTCTCTTCCATAAGATCACCAGTAGCCGTGTCAGTTTGCATTTGACGAACATACTTGATTACAACAAATACTGTAATAAGTACAAGTGCGATTGCACCTGCAA
The genomic region above belongs to Sulfurimonas lithotrophica and contains:
- a CDS encoding RecB-like helicase, giving the protein MSKFINNLAYEASAGSGKTFMLVVRYLSLLFSGASASKILALTFTNKAAAEMQERVVLTLEELESRGELDVIVDITGYSKEHLLSERSKILTEFLNSNTKIMTIDAFFTQILRKFSLYASLMPDFSTMSSQHELKLLSRFLKEVEVSGKKETLITLSLQSKKRLSDIFLLLDQFYTKRQELSHISFRKQPLDEYEQVALEAFLELQNIVNSCEAASSTALKGVAGESFEDVASKAWIGRETMEYSTFKKCFTPEMDRHLTTIQDAIKGYNRAREQNFFYSLNELVDIYEKSKKALYMDDSELSFNDVTVLVHYLLKERIDSEFLYFRLDSQIEHMLLDEFQDTSIMQYEILKPLINEITSGKGVFENGSFFFVGDVKQSIYRFRGGVSALFGEVAHENGTLTQPLLTNYRSQKEVIEFVNRVFEHKIKDYKAQLVRPEADAGYVEVIQSDMLLDEVLKQVQKLLSLGAVADEIAILCATNGDGEEVKLHLEHAGLEVVTETTTKLINQRSIKAVLEYLKYLYFNEDIYRYNFFALIERDVEKIDAVDFNKLSLLDIVKNVIKKYSLFDSDANLLRFLTTVDRCKDIEALLFEYERIDTSAAASELSGVRVLTVHKSKGLEYEHVIVMDRLKKAPPNKDAIIYEYEGIRLQNIYLRIKGRDDLDANYANALKKEKKLVLEDSLNALYVAFTRARENLFVIKKSKDSTFDILDLSVGSFGSLKVEKEKEQIVKKDLNTLKYEEEFYGAQSDIVKVEEEIEADIKAQNFGTALHFMLEMLSEFSNEYVSDAKDMMLNKFGHILEDDEIEDIVSRISLLVQNKEFLDLSRGECFKEQSLRHNNNLKYIDLLIKHEDGIWKIIDYKSSTKYSEHHVEQVLSYIDAVEEITGETAEGYLCYLLKNEVKIVKV
- a CDS encoding sulfite:cytochrome C oxidoreductase subunit B: MKSIILKTLLVTAVMFSTLNAEYSKPVKVPSITYPLEYDKNFRVMQRNCQWCHSFGYITNQGKQSQEFWRASVVKMRDVYKAPITKADEEAIVEYLFKHYGNGKVK
- a CDS encoding molybdopterin-dependent oxidoreductase is translated as MQRREFLKTSLVASTVLLGLPLSASQIRQPLDYYKVSKYAFPEKNPLIAHSDRPPLLESPRNVFTSAITSNKDFFVRWHSPKIKTHTFISGYRIAITGEVNEPLYLSLKSLKEDFEPVEITAVLQCGGNSRSAFIPTTSGIQWGSGAMGCAKWKGARLKDVLKQAGLNKDAKWINFNGSDEAAFHKAPRLIRELKIDEIEDDIIIAYEMNGEDLPYLNGYPVRLVVPGWYSDSWIKMLTEIRVTKEYRPLYYMDSAYTVADNETESETPDKPAKKRKPITTMNIKSYIGFPTRDTKIKVNENVTLKGVAFDGGSGIKEVLISADKGKTWKKSTLGKELSKFAFREFEYNFQAKQSGKFTLMAKAVNNLGEEQPFAHQMLWNKGGYKYNGIDSVTFEAVK
- a CDS encoding PD-(D/E)XK nuclease family protein encodes the protein MKKSTIILPTSRAIRETRLKIQNKTLFLPNYVTMGEFISKLTIVKDFKPIDDDTRVLLLLKAADFKTFENLQIERNFFTFTKNSSYIFKFFEELSAERYDINSLASNDIYAEYEEHIEILTLLYERYEKLCLDAKILDKIFLPKIYTFNQNYAKSLKKIDIKIDGHLTNFEFELLNQAKEFCEINIIFTTTRFNSKMQNKFAELGIELEVGYEYEISINENKVVSKEKVINNKNISCQSFSEQVLQVAFVKQKIYEFISKGYEAENVAVIVPDENFATMLESFDNIGNFNFAMGYGFSKSAFYKKLEATIDYIEQDSKENFARLKRIGEELYADLHKIFYKKASEVDLIKYLEGLKDYIDDCEALKIYEDELFHFSRVISVMQDMNVKSVLSVFIQRLSSRSIDDVRGGKITVMGVLESRSIEFDAVIIVDFDDSNVPKKSQKDMFLNTHIREMANLPTTIDRQNLQKHYYEMLINNSKEVAISYVSSEDSSASRFLKQLGIKEQSIYDEKELSNILFEKIQKKQDREEKEIILKYDFKTTPMSASRLKTFLTCKRKFYYKYIVHLFSHDIPTDMIEQYEIGNIVHTALYDVYTSKSSYTDAKELQADIEKALDDKIDKNSEIQRYFIALQKAKMKEFVSLEIERFNEGWVVKECEKSMTCEFAGMNLVGQIDRLDAKNNELYVIDYKTGNYPIYNKNNFTQATDFQLEFYYLLVKDKAEKIKCAYYDLNENKLVNEPFLEEKLGVLESNIKDILARDEFNFEKCEDEKNCIYCDYKIICSRD
- a CDS encoding FAD-dependent oxidoreductase → MTYDFLIIGAGAAGANCAYTLKQAGKSVAVVDKEGIAKGASGAAGAFLSPLPGKKNSYNSLVNDALAYSIDFYEKLMPKLITKKGVLRVSNDNFDKTKLDGNALKHKVLKFKNIEGYYYADAAIVNPVDICNYLLKNCDFYQEDIQELNFKDGYYIFKNFKAKNIILAQGVNSPLVNYPYINISPMFGVKIDVKTSTEIPFNIHKSISISTNKADGTVAIGATQQNHSMTQGECNTTCDKCPFYINTDEEDVKSLLKQANELIDLDDLEVIKVSKGARATIKSYFPVLGKIIDYEKSLKKYPSIKKGTKIPSDLLEYYQNIYSINALGSRGFVFAPYLAKKLKENILDGVAIPKEISLEKLFYKYARTKGV
- a CDS encoding FixH family protein, producing MNKILASGKIWPYAIGISIILIFGACVATIVVASKLPVEKSDTYMMDYHQADANANDLINARIEFDKKYKIEYVTDGLSQDKSILKYKVTDLAGKTIENAKLKVIVTRPNSRKYDQELMDYKYDNGIYVFKPIKLELAGRWDIMAKVNVDKLQRYYNVKADTRAKEAYEY
- a CDS encoding 3-dehydroquinate dehydratase; amino-acid sequence: MKFLHRGLYALILSVLFANTLSAEYLYKDEVIFNPKFNESVEELGAELYQKTGISLRLLMLKELPHDKKNIVEYEKEVMKNFSTPTVLLTFSEMDSQVDILAYPTSLYEYFDKRQVLSPISSPVQAFVIALLNFDFSDMSSGGTILPLLAQKAKKGEVLGKYSGAMFNGYADIAEQIAKSKGIELEHAVGSANQTSILIVKTLFYGIILIGIYMYIKRKLHLKRQANNE
- a CDS encoding DUF4006 family protein; this translates as MNENRSVFALDGITGMLVATVLLLVILAGLTVWGIGVQNANMTKFYEIKDEKQIKMFSKDNAKHWHNVN
- a CDS encoding c-type cytochrome, whose protein sequence is MNKLYLGGIIFVALMLLLTYLSIGGSEGGLNGDIVNILGVAGAIALVLITVFVVIKYVRQMQTDTATGDLMEENWDGVGEYNNELPFGWAVSFFLLIVWGMWYFIAGYPVNAYSQIGEYNEDTAAHNAKYNAQYASITGDRLVEMGESVFLAECKVCHGLTADGIDGKAANLNKRIDEVAVKHAVINGSNNSLLGMEMPMPDRNGLFNANTGALITDAEINTVSAYVANGMTGEGADIFAGTCASCHGPDGAGMEMVAPNLKAFDTALVTNVLKHGKKGGIGTMPAFDRLNAKQKEAVAAYISSLAN